The Balearica regulorum gibbericeps isolate bBalReg1 chromosome 5, bBalReg1.pri, whole genome shotgun sequence genome window below encodes:
- the FOXA1 gene encoding hepatocyte nuclear factor 3-alpha isoform X2 — translation MLGTVKMEGHETSDWNSYYADTQEAYSSVPVSNMNSGLGSMNTMNTYMTMNTMTTSGNMTSSSFNMSYANTGLGAGLSPGAVAGMPAGSAGPVNGMPAGVAAMGTALSPGGINAMSAQPAPMNGLSPYGGMNPCMSPMAYTQSNLGRTRDAKTFKRSYPHAKPPYSYISLITMAIQQAPSKMLTLSEIYQWIMDLFPYYRQNQQRWQNSIRHSLSFNDCFVKVARSPDKPGKGSYWTLHPDSGNMFENGCYLRRQKRFKCEKPANSKAPQEGRKDQAGTSSSSSNSPLHRGHNKPAQLDTATSLSSSNPSTSPQSMDHSGSSTELKTSASATSSTISSVPALASVPHPPHSLAHEPQLHLKGDPHYSFNHPFSINNLMSSSEQQHKLDFKAYEQALQYSSYGASIPGGLPLGSASMAGRSSIEPSALEPSYYQGVYSRPVLNTS, via the exons ATGTTAGGGACTGTGAAAATGGAAGGGCATGAAACCAGCGACTGGAACAGCTACTACGCCGACACTCAGGAG GCCTATTCCTCGGTGCCCGTGAGCAACATGAACTCGGGGCTGGGCTCCATGAACACCATGAACACCTACATGACCATGAACACCATGACGACGAGCGGCAACATGACCTCCAGCTCCTTCAATATGTCCTACGCCAACACGGGGCTGGGAGCCGGGCTGAGCCCTGGCGCCGTGGCCGGCATGCCGGCGGGCTCGGCGGGGCCGGTGAACGGCATGCCGGCCGGCGTGGCTGCCATGGGCACGGCGCTGAGCCCCGGCGGCATCAACGCCATGTCTGCCCAGCCGGCCCCCATGAACGGGCTGAGCCCCTACGGCGGCATGAACCCCTGCATGAGCCCCATGGCCTACACCCAGTCCAACCTCGGCAGAACGCGGGACGCCAAGACCTTCAAGCGGAGCTACCCCCACGCCAAGCCGCCCTACTCCTACATCTCCCTCATCACCATGGCCATCCAGCAGGCGCCCAGCAAGATGCTGACGCTGAGCGAGATCTACCAGTGGATCATGGACCTTTTCCCCTACTACCGGCAGAACCAGCAGCGCTGGCAGAACAGCATCCGCCACTCGCTCTCCTTCAACGACTGCTTCGTCAAGGTGGCCCGCTCCCCCGACAAGCCCGGCAAGGGCTCCTACTGGACCCTGCACCCCGACTCCGGGAACATGTTTGAAAACGGCTGCTACCTCCGCCGGCAAAAGCGCTTCAAGTGCGAGAAGCCGGCGAACAGCAAAGCCCCTCAGGAGGGCAGGAAAGATCAGGCCGGGACCTCCAGTTCCAGCTCCAACTCCCCCCTGCACAGAGGCCACAATAAACCCGCGCAGCTGGACACCGccacctccctctccagctccaACCCGTCCACCAGCCCCCAGTCTATGGACCACAGCGGATCGAGCACGGAGCTAAAGACCTCGGCCTCGGCCACCTCCTCCACCATCAGCTCTGTCCCCGCCTTGGCCTCCGTCCCGCACCCCCCTCACTCCTTAGCCCACGAACCCCAGCTCCACCTGAAGGGCGATCCCCACTACTCCTTCAACCACCCGTTTTCCATCAACAACCTCATGTCCTCCTcggagcagcagcacaagctGGACTTCAAAGCCTACGAGCAGGCGCTGCAATACTCCTCTTACGGGGCCAGCATCCCCGGCGGGCTGCCCCTGGGCAGCGCCTCCATGGCAGGCCGCAGCAGCATCGAGCCCTCGGCCCTAGAGCCCTCCTACTACCAAGGTGTGTATTCCAGACCCGTGCTAAACACCTCCTAG
- the FOXA1 gene encoding hepatocyte nuclear factor 3-alpha isoform X1, whose protein sequence is MLGTVKMEGHETSDWNSYYADTQEAYSSVPVSNMNSGLGSMNTMNTYMTMNTMTTSGNMTSSSFNMSYANTGLGAGLSPGAVAGMPAGSAGPVNGMPAGVAAMGTALSPGGINAMSAQPAPMNGLSPYGGMNPCMSPMAYTQSNLGRTRDAKTFKRSYPHAKPPYSYISLITMAIQQAPSKMLTLSEIYQWIMDLFPYYRQNQQRWQNSIRHSLSFNDCFVKVARSPDKPGKGSYWTLHPDSGNMFENGCYLRRQKRFKCEKPANSKAPQEGRKDQAGTSSSSSNSPLHRGHNKPAQLDTATSLSSSNPSTSPQSMDHSGSSTELKTSASATSSTISSVPALASVPHPPHSLAHEPQLHLKGDPHYSFNHPFSINNLMSSSEQQHKLDFKAYEQALQYSSYGASIPGGLPLGSASMAGRSSIEPSALEPSYYQGMWQYFNNTEMKKRVDI, encoded by the exons ATGTTAGGGACTGTGAAAATGGAAGGGCATGAAACCAGCGACTGGAACAGCTACTACGCCGACACTCAGGAG GCCTATTCCTCGGTGCCCGTGAGCAACATGAACTCGGGGCTGGGCTCCATGAACACCATGAACACCTACATGACCATGAACACCATGACGACGAGCGGCAACATGACCTCCAGCTCCTTCAATATGTCCTACGCCAACACGGGGCTGGGAGCCGGGCTGAGCCCTGGCGCCGTGGCCGGCATGCCGGCGGGCTCGGCGGGGCCGGTGAACGGCATGCCGGCCGGCGTGGCTGCCATGGGCACGGCGCTGAGCCCCGGCGGCATCAACGCCATGTCTGCCCAGCCGGCCCCCATGAACGGGCTGAGCCCCTACGGCGGCATGAACCCCTGCATGAGCCCCATGGCCTACACCCAGTCCAACCTCGGCAGAACGCGGGACGCCAAGACCTTCAAGCGGAGCTACCCCCACGCCAAGCCGCCCTACTCCTACATCTCCCTCATCACCATGGCCATCCAGCAGGCGCCCAGCAAGATGCTGACGCTGAGCGAGATCTACCAGTGGATCATGGACCTTTTCCCCTACTACCGGCAGAACCAGCAGCGCTGGCAGAACAGCATCCGCCACTCGCTCTCCTTCAACGACTGCTTCGTCAAGGTGGCCCGCTCCCCCGACAAGCCCGGCAAGGGCTCCTACTGGACCCTGCACCCCGACTCCGGGAACATGTTTGAAAACGGCTGCTACCTCCGCCGGCAAAAGCGCTTCAAGTGCGAGAAGCCGGCGAACAGCAAAGCCCCTCAGGAGGGCAGGAAAGATCAGGCCGGGACCTCCAGTTCCAGCTCCAACTCCCCCCTGCACAGAGGCCACAATAAACCCGCGCAGCTGGACACCGccacctccctctccagctccaACCCGTCCACCAGCCCCCAGTCTATGGACCACAGCGGATCGAGCACGGAGCTAAAGACCTCGGCCTCGGCCACCTCCTCCACCATCAGCTCTGTCCCCGCCTTGGCCTCCGTCCCGCACCCCCCTCACTCCTTAGCCCACGAACCCCAGCTCCACCTGAAGGGCGATCCCCACTACTCCTTCAACCACCCGTTTTCCATCAACAACCTCATGTCCTCCTcggagcagcagcacaagctGGACTTCAAAGCCTACGAGCAGGCGCTGCAATACTCCTCTTACGGGGCCAGCATCCCCGGCGGGCTGCCCCTGGGCAGCGCCTCCATGGCAGGCCGCAGCAGCATCGAGCCCTCGGCCCTAGAGCCCTCCTACTACCAAG GTATGTGGCAATACTTTAACAATACGGAGATGAAGAAGCGAGTAGacatttaa